A single Vulpes lagopus strain Blue_001 chromosome 3, ASM1834538v1, whole genome shotgun sequence DNA region contains:
- the CEP20 gene encoding centrosomal protein 20 isoform X3: protein MATVAELKAVLKDTLEKRGVLGHLKARIRAEVFSALDDESEPRPPLSHENLIINELIREYLEFNKYKYTASVLISESGQPVVPLDRPFLIRELNAFEESKDDTI from the exons ATGGCGACTGTCGCGGAGCTGAAGGCTG TTTTAAAGGACACCTTGGAGAAAAGGGGAGTATTGGGGCATTTAAAAGCAAGGATCCGAGCTGAAGTATTCAGTGCCCTAGATGATGAAAGTGAACCCCGACCACCATTGTCTCATGAAAACCTTATAATTAATGAACTAATTCGGGAATATCTTGAATTCAACAAATATAAGTATACAGCATCTGTCCTCATATCAG aATCTGGTCAACCTGTAGTTCCATTGGACAGACCATTTCTTATCCGTGAACTAAATGCATTTGAAGAATCAAAGGATGATACaat